In one window of Thermodesulfobacteriota bacterium DNA:
- a CDS encoding YwbE family protein, with the protein MTDATKRANIMTGLKVSIVLKQDQRTGKLTEGIVRNILTKSAAHPHGIKVRLENGLVGRVKIIHR; encoded by the coding sequence ATGACTGACGCAACAAAAAGAGCGAACATTATGACCGGTCTGAAAGTTTCCATTGTATTAAAGCAGGATCAGAGAACCGGCAAGTTAACCGAAGGCATTGTCAGGAACATTCTGACAAAATCTGCCGCCCATCCCCACGGCATCAAGGTTCGCCTGGAGAACGGCTTGGTGGGAAGGGTCAAAATTATTCACCGTTGA